A single Ruficoccus amylovorans DNA region contains:
- a CDS encoding IS66 family transposase, which translates to MFAKRIEQGRLSWPIGSDSSKLAITPAALTMLMNGSYASAGLLAWIVLSKYVQHQPLYRQEKVSATFFIGHPEAGQRSAIIYSIVVFCQRHNIEPDVLSRLPNMTNQDDISALSPAKWSPS; encoded by the coding sequence GTGTTTGCCAAGCGCATCGAGCAGGGGCGGCTGAGCTGGCCGATCGGCAGCGACTCGAGCAAGCTGGCGATCACCCCGGCGGCGCTTACGATGCTGATGAACGGCAGCTACGCCTCGGCGGGCCTGTTGGCCTGGATCGTTTTGAGCAAATACGTGCAGCACCAGCCGCTTTACCGCCAGGAAAAAGTCTCGGCCACATTCTTCATCGGTCACCCAGAGGCCGGCCAACGCTCCGCCATCATCTACTCCATCGTCGTCTTCTGCCAGCGCCACAACATCGAACCCGACGTCCTCTCACGCCTCCCAAACATGACCAATCAGGACGACATCAGTGCTCTGTCACCAGCAAAATGGTCACCATCATAA
- a CDS encoding nucleoside-diphosphate kinase gives MQKTLIILKPDCMERKLWGIVLDRFAKVDLDIVACKMMKLDQAVLREHYSHIADKPFFPEIENFMSSRPVIAMILKGPEAISRVRSILGPTDSKAAPAGTIRGDMGADKMFNLVHASDSPEAAEAEIERFFGGDPIFE, from the coding sequence ATGCAAAAGACCCTGATTATTCTGAAACCCGACTGCATGGAGCGCAAGCTCTGGGGCATCGTGCTGGACCGTTTCGCCAAGGTGGATCTCGATATCGTCGCCTGCAAAATGATGAAGCTGGACCAGGCCGTCCTGCGCGAGCACTACTCCCATATCGCGGACAAGCCGTTTTTCCCGGAAATTGAGAACTTCATGAGCTCGCGTCCCGTGATCGCCATGATTCTGAAGGGACCCGAAGCGATCAGCCGTGTGCGTTCTATCCTCGGGCCGACCGACTCCAAAGCTGCCCCGGCTGGCACCATCCGCGGCGATATGGGTGCGGACAAGATGTTCAATCTCGTCCACGCCTCCGACAGCCCCGAGGCGGCGGAAGCCGAAATCGAACGCTTCTTTGGCGGCGACCCGATTTTTGAATAA
- a CDS encoding sodium:solute symporter family protein: protein MHTIDWIFVTISLLIVLGIGIFTQRYMRSVADFMSGGRVAGRYLLAVSKGEMQAGAVVFAASFEVIARAGFTWTWWQWINIPVGLLVATTGFVVYRYRETRAMTLAQFFEIRYSKRFRVFTGFLGFFAGLINFGIIPVIGARFITTYVGLPPVMPFMGLEVGTHLLVMALLLSITLFLTLAGGQITVMVTDCIEGMLSQVLYLLIIGSLIYMFSWSEITDVLADRPAGHSLLNPFDSMSLEDFNLWYVLMAAFTSVYGTMAWQNQSAYNSAGLTPHENRMGNILGRWREYGKQALVYLLAICAMTYLLHPDFAEQARQVMHELSLIPGEQSQSQMRIPLAVSHMLPVGVKGAFCAILIMGIFGCDSTHLHSWGSLFVQDVLVPLRKRPFGPKQHIRVLRRSIAAVAVFVFIFGAVFPQTEFIVMWWSITMAIYVGGAGAVIIGGLYWKKGTTAGAWAALLTGSTLSVGGIITRTVLQGDFPLNGMQISFSSSLIAIGVYVVVSLLTCQEDYNMERMLHRGAYEQLGEKVGETRASTPNRPRGLLARAVGIDENFTRGDKWIAVSLLLWGVIWFAIFAVGITWNLLDPWSVETWKTFWHVVGIGIPVVMSLVTAVWFTWGGTRDIFRLFQHLKTQVVNELDDGTVVGHQNLDEAVATRTGGDKHPD, encoded by the coding sequence ATGCACACGATTGATTGGATTTTTGTTACCATCTCCTTGTTGATTGTTTTGGGGATTGGCATTTTTACCCAACGTTACATGCGCAGTGTGGCGGACTTCATGTCCGGCGGGCGTGTGGCGGGCCGTTATCTGCTGGCTGTCTCCAAGGGTGAGATGCAGGCCGGGGCCGTCGTTTTCGCCGCGAGCTTCGAGGTCATTGCCCGGGCGGGCTTTACCTGGACCTGGTGGCAGTGGATCAACATCCCGGTGGGCCTGCTGGTGGCGACGACAGGCTTTGTCGTGTACCGCTACCGCGAGACGCGGGCGATGACGCTGGCCCAGTTTTTTGAAATCCGTTATAGCAAGCGCTTCCGGGTTTTTACCGGTTTTTTGGGCTTTTTTGCCGGGCTGATCAATTTCGGAATCATCCCGGTGATCGGAGCAAGGTTTATCACGACGTACGTGGGACTGCCGCCGGTGATGCCTTTCATGGGGCTTGAGGTCGGAACGCACCTGCTGGTGATGGCGTTGCTATTGTCCATCACATTGTTTCTGACCTTGGCCGGGGGACAGATCACGGTCATGGTGACGGACTGTATCGAGGGCATGCTCTCGCAGGTACTCTACCTGCTCATCATCGGCAGCCTGATTTACATGTTCAGTTGGTCGGAGATTACGGACGTGCTGGCAGACCGGCCCGCCGGTCACTCGCTGCTGAACCCCTTCGACTCGATGAGCCTGGAGGACTTCAACCTCTGGTACGTCCTGATGGCAGCCTTTACCAGCGTGTACGGGACGATGGCCTGGCAGAACCAAAGCGCATACAACTCCGCCGGACTGACGCCGCACGAGAACCGCATGGGCAATATCCTGGGGCGCTGGCGCGAGTACGGGAAGCAGGCGCTGGTGTACCTGTTGGCCATCTGCGCGATGACATACCTGCTGCACCCGGACTTCGCCGAGCAGGCCCGGCAGGTCATGCACGAGCTCTCGCTCATCCCCGGAGAGCAGTCGCAATCGCAGATGCGCATCCCGCTGGCAGTTTCGCACATGCTGCCCGTCGGGGTCAAGGGCGCCTTCTGCGCGATATTGATCATGGGCATCTTCGGCTGCGACTCAACCCACCTGCACTCCTGGGGGAGTCTGTTCGTGCAGGATGTGCTCGTCCCTTTGCGCAAGCGGCCCTTCGGCCCGAAGCAGCACATCCGGGTGTTGCGCCGCTCCATCGCGGCGGTGGCGGTGTTTGTCTTCATCTTCGGCGCGGTCTTTCCGCAGACGGAGTTCATCGTGATGTGGTGGTCGATCACGATGGCGATCTATGTCGGCGGGGCCGGAGCCGTCATCATCGGCGGGCTCTACTGGAAAAAGGGAACGACGGCGGGCGCCTGGGCGGCCCTGCTCACCGGGTCGACCCTGAGTGTGGGGGGGATCATTACCCGCACGGTGCTCCAGGGGGACTTTCCGCTCAACGGGATGCAGATTTCCTTTTCCTCCAGCCTGATCGCCATCGGGGTGTATGTGGTGGTCTCACTGCTGACGTGCCAAGAGGACTACAATATGGAGCGGATGCTCCACCGCGGGGCGTACGAGCAGCTGGGGGAAAAGGTCGGCGAAACCCGTGCCAGCACGCCCAATCGCCCCCGCGGCCTGCTGGCCCGCGCCGTTGGTATCGACGAGAACTTCACCCGTGGGGACAAGTGGATCGCCGTGAGCCTGCTGCTGTGGGGCGTGATCTGGTTCGCCATCTTCGCCGTGGGGATCACCTGGAACCTGCTCGATCCCTGGTCCGTGGAGACCTGGAAAACGTTCTGGCACGTGGTCGGGATCGGCATCCCGGTGGTCATGTCACTGGTTACGGCGGTTTGGTTTACCTGGGGCGGCACGCGCGATATTTTTCGGCTCTTTCAGCATCTGAAAACACAAGTCGTAAACGAACTCGATGACGGGACCGTGGTCGGCCATCAGAACCTCGACGAGGCCGTTGCCACACGGACGGGAGGGGATAAGCATCCTGATTGA
- a CDS encoding FAD-dependent oxidoreductase has translation MKHLNIPASRVPVWTQADVVVCGGGVAGITAAISAARHGADVLLLEKMPTVGGMATNGLVNIWHTSDCTRQVIFGLVQEMIERGGEGVHRYEDFPDRPDTHWFDPEVMRLVFESALREAGVRVVCNVMPVETVVEAGRVQAVLVDTKRGRRAVLGQVFVDASGDGDIAANAGVPYHYGRPEDGCVQGATLMFTLEGVDVEANRRADPVRIAREVRHMELEAAQGRFPPFNNKVLEINLAGHAGNHYPFNIAPAAGNPVDEEELTHMMMRARAFLPRYLERWRACIPGYAHAQIEQTAACLGVRESRRIQGRSTLDREMVLGARKQPDAIGHGVWMIDIHDPKGTGYTTWSEGDHSHHVPAGKSYHVPFGMCLNDRFENLAVAGRCASSTHEGHASVRLQTHCMMMGQGVGTAAALSLENGGDLNRVEIERLQRALISDGVLLEDIPVAAC, from the coding sequence ATGAAACATCTGAATATCCCTGCCTCGCGTGTCCCGGTTTGGACGCAGGCCGATGTCGTTGTCTGCGGCGGAGGCGTCGCCGGTATCACTGCGGCCATCTCGGCGGCGCGCCACGGCGCAGATGTCCTCCTGCTGGAGAAGATGCCGACGGTCGGCGGCATGGCCACGAACGGGCTCGTCAATATCTGGCACACCAGCGACTGCACCCGGCAGGTCATCTTCGGACTGGTACAGGAGATGATCGAGCGCGGGGGCGAGGGCGTGCACCGCTATGAAGATTTTCCCGACCGTCCGGACACCCACTGGTTTGACCCCGAGGTGATGCGGCTCGTTTTTGAATCCGCCTTGCGTGAAGCGGGGGTGCGTGTCGTCTGCAATGTCATGCCGGTGGAGACCGTGGTCGAGGCAGGACGCGTACAGGCCGTGCTCGTCGATACCAAGCGCGGCCGGCGAGCCGTGCTCGGGCAAGTCTTTGTCGATGCCAGCGGCGACGGCGACATCGCGGCCAACGCCGGCGTGCCTTACCACTATGGACGTCCGGAAGATGGCTGTGTGCAGGGGGCCACGCTGATGTTCACGCTGGAGGGGGTGGACGTGGAGGCGAACCGCCGCGCCGACCCGGTTCGGATCGCGCGTGAGGTCCGGCACATGGAGCTGGAGGCGGCGCAGGGGCGCTTCCCGCCTTTTAACAACAAGGTGCTCGAGATCAACCTCGCCGGGCACGCGGGCAACCACTATCCCTTTAACATCGCACCGGCGGCTGGGAACCCCGTGGACGAGGAGGAACTCACCCACATGATGATGCGTGCGCGGGCCTTTCTGCCGCGCTACCTTGAGCGATGGCGTGCGTGCATCCCCGGCTATGCGCACGCACAGATTGAGCAGACGGCGGCGTGCCTGGGTGTGCGCGAGAGCCGCCGCATCCAGGGCCGCTCCACCCTCGATCGCGAGATGGTACTCGGTGCCCGGAAACAGCCCGACGCGATCGGCCACGGTGTGTGGATGATCGATATCCACGACCCCAAGGGCACCGGCTACACGACCTGGTCCGAGGGCGACCACTCGCACCATGTGCCCGCTGGCAAGAGCTATCACGTCCCCTTTGGGATGTGCCTGAACGACCGCTTTGAAAACCTCGCCGTGGCCGGACGCTGTGCCTCCTCTACCCACGAAGGGCATGCCTCGGTGCGCCTCCAAACGCACTGCATGATGATGGGGCAGGGGGTCGGTACCGCCGCGGCCCTCAGTCTCGAGAACGGCGGCGACCTCAACCGCGTGGAGATCGAGCGGCTCCAGCGTGCGCTGATCTCAGACGGCGTTTTGCTGGAAGATATCCCTGTCGCAGCCTGTTAG
- the tnpA gene encoding IS66 family insertion sequence element accessory protein TnpA, whose protein sequence is MLASYDGSGLTRKGFARREGVAYNTLVYWLKQRRERSQAGGGGESKPLFDEVTVPTCAASLQEVCLPDGLVLRGGDAQSLAALVKALRC, encoded by the coding sequence TTGCTTGCGAGCTACGATGGGAGCGGGTTGACGCGGAAGGGCTTTGCCCGGCGCGAGGGAGTGGCCTATAACACGCTTGTGTACTGGCTCAAGCAGCGTCGCGAGCGCAGTCAGGCAGGTGGAGGCGGCGAGTCTAAACCTCTTTTCGATGAGGTGACGGTGCCGACCTGTGCCGCCTCTTTGCAGGAGGTGTGTTTGCCGGACGGGCTGGTCTTGCGCGGGGGCGATGCGCAGTCGCTGGCGGCGTTGGTCAAGGCGTTGCGATGCTGA